From Solibacillus isronensis, the proteins below share one genomic window:
- the xseB gene encoding exodeoxyribonuclease VII small subunit: MTKPTFATAMTELEEVVRKLEQGDVPLEEAIDLYKKGMELSKLCHDTLQNAEQQLISIVGEDGEKKAFQQGNGED, encoded by the coding sequence GTGACAAAACCGACATTTGCGACAGCAATGACAGAATTAGAAGAAGTTGTACGTAAACTTGAACAAGGAGATGTTCCACTGGAAGAAGCCATTGACCTTTACAAAAAAGGTATGGAACTATCAAAACTTTGTCATGATACACTGCAAAACGCAGAACAACAATTAATTTCAATCGTTGGAGAAGATGGTGAAAAGAAAGCTTTCCAACAAGGAAATGGAGAAGACTAA